A stretch of DNA from Dehalobacterium formicoaceticum:
CGGCGATGACGAAGTTACATATGTTGGCGGTCAGAATAAGTTATTGGCAGAATTGGTGAGATTGCATCTGACTACTAAAGGGTATAATGTAAAAACCTTGGGTATTGCTGATCGTATTGCTGGTGTTATGGACAGCAATATCGTGAATAAGAATAAATTGTTTAATGGAAATTATGAACTTGGCGGTGTTCAGATTGCTATCTCCAATGGATTAAGAGATAAGTTAGTATCTGATTCCGGTTCCTTAAATAATTATTCAGGCGCCATCGATCAAGCACTGAGCCAAAGCTGGCCAACAATGACTAAACTGATGAATAAGGTTAGTAAAAATAATAATTATAATGGGTTTATGAATCGTTTTAACCCCGAAAAGAAAAACTTTGATAAAAAGTCAATAAAGCATTAGAAAAAGGCGCAAATAATCCCACTGAATTAATTGAAAATGTTAAAGAAGTAACAGAAGAGTAAGCGAAAAATCACAGTTAACAGACGCCGGTCAAGTACTTATCAATAACTTGACCGGCCTTTTAATCAACCATGT
This window harbors:
- a CDS encoding poly-gamma-glutamate hydrolase family protein; the protein is MNKQFIKTIALVTLLTFGVALGGYAFTSGYSSFAELAAAEDPSSYNVKTSVVGSNTTILAIHGGGIERGTSELVQALGRTGKYNTYSFEGLKANDNGSLFIKAINFDEPKAVSLVNQSNYTVTVIGAAGDDEVTYVGGQNKLLAELVRLHLTTKGYNVKTLGIADRIAGVMDSNIVNKNKLFNGNYELGGVQIAISNGLRDKLVSDSGSLNNYSGAIDQALSQSWPTMTKLMNKVSKNNNYNGFMNRFNPEKKNFDKKSIKH